From the genome of Corallococcus macrosporus DSM 14697:
TCCATCACCTTCTGGACCTGGGGCAGCCTGGGCGGCGCGTCCTGGGACGTGGTGGGGGCGGCCACGCCGCCGCTGCTCGTCGCGCTGGGCCTGCTGCTGCGGGAGGCGCGCACCCTCAACCTGCTGCTGCTGGGGGAGCGCGAGGCCTGGCACCTGGGCGTGGACGTGGAGCGCCTCAAGCGCCGGCTCATCCTCGCGGCGGCGCTGGGCGTGGGGGCCGCGGTGTCCGTCTCCGGCGTCATCGCCTTCGTGGGCCTGCTGGTGCCCGCGCTGTTGCGGCTGGCGCTCGGGCCGGACCACCGGCGGCTGCTCGGGGCGTCCGCGCTGCTGGGGGCCTCGCTGCTGGTGGGCGCGGACCTGCTGGCGCGCACGGCGGCCATCCCCTCCGAGCTGCCCGTGGGCGCGCTCACCTCCGTGCTGGGTGTTCCCGTCTTCATCGGCCTGCTGTCGCGAAAGGGGGCCGCATGAGCCTGGAGGTTCGTGGCATCGAGGTGTGGCGGGGCCGGGGCCGGACGCTGGGGCCCATGGACCTGGCCCTCCAGCCCGGCGAGGTGCTCGCCGTGGTGGGGCCCAATGGCGCGGGCAAGTCCACGCTGCTGTCGGCCATGTCGGGCGAGCTGAGGTGCTCGACGGGCGAGGTGGTGCTGGACGGTGTGCCCCTGTCGCGGTGGAAGCCGCGTGAGCGGGCCCTGCGGCTGGGGGTGCTTCCCCAGGAGTCATCGCTGGGCTTCGGCTTCACGGCGCTGGAGGTGGCGCTGCTGGGGCGCAGTCCCCACGCGAGCCGCGCGGAAGGCAGCGCGGACCTGGCGGCGGCGGTGGCGGCGCTCGATGCCACCGACACGCGGCATCTGGCTTCGCGCTCCTACCTCACATTGTCGGGCGGTGAGCGGCAGCGCGTCCAGTTGGCGCGCGTGCTGGCCCAGCTCTCCGAGCCGGTGCCGTCCGGGCACCGCTACCTGCTGTTGGACGAGCCGACGGCGAGCCTGGACCTGTCCCATCAGCACCTCGTGCTGGAAGCGGCGGCACGCTTCGCCCAGGAGGGCGGCGCGGTGCTGGCCGTGCTCCATGACCTCAACCTGGCCGCGCGCTACGCCCACCGGCTGGCGGTGCTCGCCGGGGGGCACGTGGTGGAGGTGGGCGCGCCCGCGAGCGTCTTGACGCAGGAGCTGGTGGCCCGCGTCTTCGGCCTGCGCGTCCAGGTCGTCGAGTGGCCGGGCTCGCCCGGTCCCCTGGTCATCCCGGAGGGCCGCGCGCCTCTGTCGCCTTGAGCACAGTTGGGTTCCGCTGGCTTCAGCTCCCCGCGGGAAGGGTCCTGGGCACCCGGTGCCCCTCCACACCGTGGGTGATGGACCAGGACCTTTCCCGTGGGGGGCGCCGTCTTCGAAGCAGGTGATGGCAGACGGGCAGGGGAGCCATGGCCCGGCTGGTGCTCCCACGCTTCATGGCGAGCGTGGTGTCGTGCCTTCGTGCCCCGGGTGGCGGGCGCGGAGGTGTCACGGCATTGCGTTTCAATGCGGCGGTGTTGTGCCTGGGCATCCTCGTGCTGGCGTGTGGGCCGGAGCGCGACGCGCCGCCGTGTGATGCCGCCTGCGCTCCAGAGGACGCGGTGTGCCGTGCCCGCGCGTGTGCCTCCGCGTTTCCGGACGAGGCCCTGCGCGCCGCGGTGGATTGCGCTTCGATGCCGGCAGGCGGCCGGTGCCTGGGGACGCGCATCGTGGAGCGGTGTGTGGACGGCGTCCGGCTCCAGGAGGACTGCGGCGTCACGGACGCCTGCGTGGTGGCGGAGGGCGGCGCGCACTGCGCGGTGGGCGCGGCGTGCATGGAGGGCGGCACCCGGTGCTCGGCGGACGGGGCGTTGCAGGGCTGCGTCCAGGGGCAGTGGCGTGCCCGCGAGTGCGCCGCGGGCTGCGTGGAGACGGGCGGGCGGGGTTGGTGTGGCGCGCCCGGGCCCACGCTGAGCGGCACCGTGCGCTACGAGCGACGGTTCCCCGACGCGACGTTCAGCGGCTGGTCGGCCGAGCCGGAGTGGGTGCCGGCCGGCGGCTTCCTCGTGGCCTCCTTCCAGGGGACGGCGCTCGTGGACCTCCAGGTGTCGGGATGGGACGGGCGCTTCTCCGTGCGCGTGGCGGCACAGCCAGGGGCGGACGACCGCATCGTCGTGTACGCGGCGGGGTTGGGCGCGGCCTCACGGGTGGCCTTCGCGGTCGCGGACCCGGGGCTGCGCGGCGCGCGGCAGGTGACGGAGGCGCCTGGCGGTGGGGCGCGCCTGTGGCGGTGGTCCCTGGCCACGCGCACGGTCGCCGAGCGGGGTGTCTTCTCCATCCCGGAGGCGGAGGGCTCGGGGGCCGCCGCCGTGTTCAGCGCGCTGCGCATCGCCTGGGATGAAGCGCGACTGCGCTATGGCCGGGAGGGGCTGCCCGTCGTGGCGTGGCTCGGCTTCGGGACGACGTGGTCCTGTGGCGCCTGCTTCGCGGAGTGGCCGGTGACGGCCGCGGGGCGCACGTGGGCCTCGCAGGTGTGGCTGCCGGGGGATGGCGACGCGGCGTGGTGGTCCGAGGCCATGGTGCTGCACGAGCTGGGGCATTGGGTGATGGCCAGCCATGGCACCAGTCCGGACGAGGGCGGGCCGCACTACCTCGGCGTGCCCACGTTTCCAGGTCAGGCGTGGAGCGAGGGCTGGGCCACCTGGTTCAGCTCGGACGTGCGAGGCAGCTCGCGCTACTACGACCGGCAGGGCGGCACGATGTTCTGGATGGACCTGGATGCGCGCAGGCCCGCGGCGGGGCGTGGACCCGGCCGCGGCCGGAGGACGGGCTGCTCCAGAAGCTGGAGGCGAGCGAGGTGGCGGCCATCCTCTACCGGCTCGGCAAGGGGACGCCGTCGCGGCAACCGCTGTACGCGGCGCTCGCGGCGCCGGAGATGAACGCGGCGCCGTGGAGACGGGGCTACCAGCGCCATCAGTGGCGCGTGGAGGCCGGGCAGGTGGTGGACGTGGCGCGGACGGACCTTCCCTCGCCCTGCCTGGCGGACTTCCTGGACACGATGATGTGCCAGGGCTTCCCGCGTTGGGTGATGGACGCGGCCACCGAGCCGGAGTCCGCGTACCCCTACCCCAGTCACTCACCGCTGTGCCGATGAGGCAGCGGAGGACGCCGATGCGGACATCCGCTCACCGGAGGGGCGCATGTCGCTGACACGCAAGCGCGTGGCGGGGGCCGTCCTGGCGCTCGCGCTGGCAGGCGCGCTTTCCACGGGCGTGGCGTCAGGCGTGGAGCGCCTTCGCGGCAAGGCACGCAAGCGCCTCGCGCCCCCGGCTCCCGCGTTTCAGGGCGAGGCCGTGCGCACGCGCGA
Proteins encoded in this window:
- a CDS encoding heme ABC transporter ATP-binding protein, encoding MSLEVRGIEVWRGRGRTLGPMDLALQPGEVLAVVGPNGAGKSTLLSAMSGELRCSTGEVVLDGVPLSRWKPRERALRLGVLPQESSLGFGFTALEVALLGRSPHASRAEGSADLAAAVAALDATDTRHLASRSYLTLSGGERQRVQLARVLAQLSEPVPSGHRYLLLDEPTASLDLSHQHLVLEAAARFAQEGGAVLAVLHDLNLAARYAHRLAVLAGGHVVEVGAPASVLTQELVARVFGLRVQVVEWPGSPGPLVIPEGRAPLSP